TGACCCAGTGCGAGCAGGCCGTGCTGCGCCTGCTGGTGCTCTACGGCCCCCACGAGGTGCAGCCCGAGGTCACGGTGGCGCATTATTTACTGAGCCAACTCGATGGTACGCCGCTGCGTAACCCGCTCTACGCCCGGCTGTGGGCCGAGTGCCGCGAGCAGTTTTTGCAGGGCCAGCTGCCCGATTTGCGCCTGCTGGCCCACCACGAAGACGCGGGCATCCGCTCGCTGCTGGCCGACTTTGCCACCGAGCGCTACGACCTCAGCCCCAACTGGCGCATCAAGGATATCTACGTGCCCACCGAGCTGAACCTCATTCAGCTGGCTTGCGACAACGCCATCCTGCGCCTCAACAAGTGCCACGTGCAGCGCGAGCGCCAGCAGTGCCTGGCCCAGCTCCAGGACCCGCGCCTCGACCAGAATGAGCAGCTTAACGCCCTGCTGCGCTACAACGAGCTCACCAAGCTCGATGGCCAGCTAGCCCAAATGCTCGGCACCGTAGTGGCGCGCCATGCGTAGAAGCCGTTTGGCAGCGCAGCCAGTAACGTTCTTGTAGAAATTTATTGCAAGGACATATAGTAAATTAATGCTTAAACAACTAAACCTCTCGCGCCTGTGGCTAGCCCTGGGGCTGCTATTTTTCAGCTTCGCGGTGGGGGTGGGCGGCTTTATGCTGCTCGAAAACTACCCGTTTATCGACGCCTTCTACATGACGGTGATAACGGCTTCCACAGTCGGCTTTGGGGAGGTGCACCCGCTCTCCGACACGGGGCGCATCTTCGTGTCGTTTTATATTCTGTTTAATCTTTTGGTGGTGGCCTACCTCGTGTCGGTGCTCACTACGTACATTTTTGATGGCGAACTGCGCCACCTTTTTCGCATGATTCGCGCCGACCAGGAAATCAAGAGCTTCCGCGACCACGTCATCGTCTGCGGCTTCGGGCGCAACGGTTTTAAGGCCTACGACGAGCTGCGCCACAGCGGCACCCGCGCCGTGGTGGTCGAGCAAAACCAGCAGCTGGTAGCGGCTGCCAACGACGCCATTGGCCACCAGATTCCGGCCGTTTTCGGCGACGCCACCCTTGATAGCACGCTGCGCCAGGCCGGCATTGCGCACGCTAGGGCGCTCATTACGGCGCTGCCCAAGGATGCCGACAATGTATTCGTGGCCCTCTCGGCCCGCGAGCTGAACCCCAACGTCGTCATCATCGCGCGCGCCAGCGCCCGCAGCAGCGTGAGCAAGCTGCTCTCGGCCGGGGCCAACTCGGTGGTGCTGCCCGACGAGATTGGCGGCTCGCACATGGCCAACCTCGTTATTCGCCCCGAAGTAATCCGCTTTCTGGATATGATTTCGGGCCTTGACCCCAACAAGCTACGCCTCGAAGAATTACCCTTTAATGAGCTGAAGCCCAGCCTGCGCGGCCAGAGCATTCGCGAGCTCGATGTGCGCTCGCGCACCGGCGCCACTATTATTGCCCTGCGCCGGGGCCAGGGCGGCGAGCTCGAAGTGAGCCCCGCTGCCGACTACCGCACGGCCGCCGGCGACGTGTTGCTGGTGCTCGGCAACGAGGCCCAGATTCAGGCGCTGCACCAGCAGTTTAAGTAGCAACAGGTAGCGCAGACTCGCAGAGTCCGCGCGTGGGAAGTTGGCTTGGTGATACCACGCGCAGATTCGCAGAATCCGCGCTACCGCTAGCCCATCCCTAGTTTTGTAGCTGTATGCACATTCTTCAGGTAAGCCCGCGCGTGCCGTTTCCGCTGCACGACGGCGGCGCGATTGGGATTTATAACATCACGAAAGGGCTGCTCGCGGCCGGGCACCGCGTCACGATGCTGGCCATCAACACGCCAAAGCACCACCAGCCGGCCGACGTGCTAGCCCACCTCGGACCCAATTTTCGGCTCGTGACGGTGGATGTGGATACGGATGCCACGCCGCTAAAAGCGCTGCAAAACCTGCTGTTTTCGAGCCAGCCTTATAACGTTGACCGGTTCATTAAGGAAGAGGTTACAAGCGCCCTGATTGAACTGTTGCAAACACAAACTATTAATGTTGTACAGTTTGAAGGTACCTATGTTGCTTGGTATTACGAGTGGTGGGGATATCAAGAGCTTTCCGTGGGAGTGAAAGGTGTATTGCGGGCTCATAATATAGAATATGTTATTTGGGAGCGACTGGCCGCTGGAGAAAAAAAACTGCTGAAGCGCTGGTATTTGAAAAACTTAGCGCAACGGTTGCGTCGATTTGAGCAGCGATGTTTAGTCAACTTCGACGCCGTAGCTGCCATTACCAAAGAAGACATAGTGCGCCTGAAGGAATTAGGCTGCCCCGAACCCATTGCCCTCATCCCGGCCGCCGTCGAAATGGCCGCCTTCCAGCCCGACCCTAGCCAGCCACCGCAGCCGCGCACTGTCTTCATGATAGGCTCGCTCAACTGGCTGCCCAACCTGGAGGGTCTCGACTGGCTGCTACGCGAGGTGTGGCCGGCCGTGCACGCCGAACTGCCCGAGTTGGAGCTGCACGTAGCCGGCGTGGCGCCGCCCGGCCACCTCACCAGCCGCCCCAAGGGCCAGGACAACGTATTCATCCACGGCTTTGTGGAGTCGGCTGCCGCCTTCATGCGCCAGTACGACCTCATGCTGGTGCCGCTGCTGAGCGGCGGCGGCATGCGCGTCAAAATCATTGAGGGCATGGCCCTGGGTAAGTGCATTTTGAGCACTAGCATTGGAGCCGAAGGAATTGCCGTGCGCGATGGCCACGATATTGTGTTGCGCGACTCGGCCGCCGCCTGGCAGCAGTCCCTGCGCGACTACTACCACGGCCGCCTGCCGGTGGCCGCCGTCGGGGCCGAAGCCGCTCGCACTGCCGCTGAGGTGTACGACAACCGCCGCGTGACGCAGCGCTTTGAGGCGCTGTATGCGCAGGTAGGGGCAGGGCGGCCCGCTGCGGCAGGCTAGCCCCAACGCCAGGGCCGAAGCCGCCCGCCCGGCGGCTTTACCTTTGCAGCGCGCATGAAAATCCTGGTGCTCCTGTCCCGCTTTCCGTATCCGCTCGACAAGGGCGACAAGCTGCGGGCGTATTACCAGCTGCAGTACCTGGCCGGGCGGGGCCACGAAATTTGCCTGCTGGCCCTCAGCGACGAGGCCGTGAGCGCCGAGGCCCTGGCCGCCGTGGGGCCGTTGTGCCGGGGTGGCTTGCACGTGCACCGGCTGGGCCGCGTGGCACGGGGCCGGGGGCTGGCGCGGGCGCTGGCCACGGCCGGCCGGCCCTTGCAGGTGGGCTATTTCTACGAAAAGCCGGCCCATCGCCTGGTTGATAAGCTACTGAAGGATTTTCGGCCCGACCACGTGTACTGCCAGCTCATTCGCATGGCCGAGTACTTGCGGCCCTACGCCAGCCAGGTGCCCATGACGCTTGATTACATGGATGTATTTTCGGCCGGCATGGCGCGGCGGGCGGCCACCGCGCCGGCCTGGCAGCGCCCGGTGCTGGCCCTGGAGGCTAGCCGCCTGGCCGCCTACGAAGCCGAAGCCTTTGGCTGGTTTCGGCACCACACTATTATCAGCGACCAGGACCGGCAGCTCATTCCGCACGCTGATAAAGAGACGATTGCTATCGTGCCCAATGGCATTGCGCTCGATTATTTTCAACCCCGGCCGCTAGCCCCCAAAACGCACGACCTGCTCTTCTGCGGCAATATGGGCTACCACCCGAATGTGGACGCCGCCTGCTGGCTGGCCGAGGAAATTCTGCCCCTGGTGCAGCAGCGCCACCCCGGCGCCAGCCTGCTGGTGGCCGGTACGTCGCCCGCGCCCCGGGTGCAGGCGCTGGCCCGCCGCCCCGGCGTGACGGTGAGCGGCTGGCTGCCCGATATCCGCACGGCCTACGCCGGAGCACGGGTTTTTGTGGCGCCCATGCGCGTGGGCACCGGCCTGCAAAACAAGCTGCTCGAAGCCCTGGCCATGCAGCTGCCCTGCGTCACTACTGCTTTGGCTAATAATGCGTTGCGCGGCACGCCCGGCCAGCACCTGCTGGTGGCCGACACCGCGCCGGCCCTGGCCGAGGCCCTGGCTAGCCTGCTGGCCGACGAGGCCGCCGCCACCCGGCTAGCCGCCGCCGGCCGCACCTTTGTGGCCGAAACCTACGACTGGGCTGCTGCCACGGCCCGCCTGGAGAACTTGTTTCGGGATAATTGTTAAAGACTGTAAACTAAGCCTGTCATGGCGAGCGCAGCGAAGCACTCGCAATAGAACGAGACGGGCGCGAACGAGTACGTTCAGGTGCGAGTGCTTCGCTGCGCTCGCCATGACCAGTAGAAAAAAATCATGCTAGACACCATCGAATCGGCCATCGAAGACATTCGCGCCGGCAAAGTCGTTATTGTAGTTGATGACGAGGACCGCGAAAACGAGGGCGACTTTATCTGCGCCGCCCGCTGCGCCACGCCCGAGGTCATCAACTTTATGGCCACCCACGGGCGCGGGCTGGTGTGCGCGCCCCTCACCGCCGAGCGCTGCGACGAACTGGGCCTCGACCTGATGGTGGGCCGCAACACGGCCCTGCACGCCACGCCCTTCACGGTTTCGGTCGATTTATTGACTAACGGCGTCACTACCGGCATCTCGGCTTCCGACCGCT
The genomic region above belongs to Hymenobacter sp. BRD128 and contains:
- a CDS encoding TrkA family potassium uptake protein, whose amino-acid sequence is MLKQLNLSRLWLALGLLFFSFAVGVGGFMLLENYPFIDAFYMTVITASTVGFGEVHPLSDTGRIFVSFYILFNLLVVAYLVSVLTTYIFDGELRHLFRMIRADQEIKSFRDHVIVCGFGRNGFKAYDELRHSGTRAVVVEQNQQLVAAANDAIGHQIPAVFGDATLDSTLRQAGIAHARALITALPKDADNVFVALSARELNPNVVIIARASARSSVSKLLSAGANSVVLPDEIGGSHMANLVIRPEVIRFLDMISGLDPNKLRLEELPFNELKPSLRGQSIRELDVRSRTGATIIALRRGQGGELEVSPAADYRTAAGDVLLVLGNEAQIQALHQQFK
- a CDS encoding glycosyltransferase family 4 protein gives rise to the protein MHILQVSPRVPFPLHDGGAIGIYNITKGLLAAGHRVTMLAINTPKHHQPADVLAHLGPNFRLVTVDVDTDATPLKALQNLLFSSQPYNVDRFIKEEVTSALIELLQTQTINVVQFEGTYVAWYYEWWGYQELSVGVKGVLRAHNIEYVIWERLAAGEKKLLKRWYLKNLAQRLRRFEQRCLVNFDAVAAITKEDIVRLKELGCPEPIALIPAAVEMAAFQPDPSQPPQPRTVFMIGSLNWLPNLEGLDWLLREVWPAVHAELPELELHVAGVAPPGHLTSRPKGQDNVFIHGFVESAAAFMRQYDLMLVPLLSGGGMRVKIIEGMALGKCILSTSIGAEGIAVRDGHDIVLRDSAAAWQQSLRDYYHGRLPVAAVGAEAARTAAEVYDNRRVTQRFEALYAQVGAGRPAAAG
- a CDS encoding glycosyltransferase yields the protein MKILVLLSRFPYPLDKGDKLRAYYQLQYLAGRGHEICLLALSDEAVSAEALAAVGPLCRGGLHVHRLGRVARGRGLARALATAGRPLQVGYFYEKPAHRLVDKLLKDFRPDHVYCQLIRMAEYLRPYASQVPMTLDYMDVFSAGMARRAATAPAWQRPVLALEASRLAAYEAEAFGWFRHHTIISDQDRQLIPHADKETIAIVPNGIALDYFQPRPLAPKTHDLLFCGNMGYHPNVDAACWLAEEILPLVQQRHPGASLLVAGTSPAPRVQALARRPGVTVSGWLPDIRTAYAGARVFVAPMRVGTGLQNKLLEALAMQLPCVTTALANNALRGTPGQHLLVADTAPALAEALASLLADEAAATRLAAAGRTFVAETYDWAAATARLENLFRDNC